One genomic segment of Hemibagrus wyckioides isolate EC202008001 linkage group LG08, SWU_Hwy_1.0, whole genome shotgun sequence includes these proteins:
- the bbs7 gene encoding Bardet-Biedl syndrome 7 protein yields MELNLKHVDYLQVGVTSPKTMKVLPAVGRKATQKVAVADHDGVVNCFGMKKGEAVPVFRSLPGQKISRLELGGALGTPQEKIFVCSGSEVRGYTKKGKQFLSFEANLTESINAMRVSGADLFVCASYIYNHYCDCKDQDYFLSGDKINDMVCLPVETVGRTVPVLACQDRVLRVLQGSELQYAFEISGPPSVLELHNRDGGKDGEEVLYGTADGKLGLVQLSRSAPVPKWEVDNEKKKGGILCIDTFDILGDGVKDILVGRDDGTVEIYGLDNSNEPTLRFETVLTESVTSIQGGCVGKESYDEVVTSTYTGWVSGLSTEPQQMEAGPGDEVKMSRETQAKVAALRAELEQLQVKVMQGREKYQQSSQSSTAVSAVPVFSINDRFTLCQEDASYSLTLEVQTAIDNLLLQSDVPIDLLDVDKNSAVVSFSECDSEPNGNFLLATYRCQANTTRLELKVRSIEGQYGTLQAYVTPRLQPKTCQVRQYQIKPLSLHQRTHSIDHSRPMNTLRLVGQFSFAEIHSWVVFCLPEVPEKTPAGESITFYFQNTFLGTQLEASYCKGEGNFKSDNISTISILKDVLSKEATKRKINLNISYEVNEDSVSHTLKMIHPKLEYQLLLAKKVQLIDALKELQVHEGNADFLIPEYRNILDESARLLEEYKKQPAHLERLYGMITDLFIDKFKFKGQNVKTKVSQLLEILDNYDLTSLVDFFNDA; encoded by the exons GTTGGAGTGACTTCTCCGAAAACGATGAAAGTTTTACCTGCAGTGGGTCGAAAAGCGACACAGaag GTTGCTGTTGCAGATCATGATGGAGTGGTCAACTGTTTCGGGATGAAAAAGGGAGAGGCGGTT CCTGTATTCAGAAGTCTCCCAGGACAGAAGATCTCCAGGCTGGAGCTGGGAGGTGCATTAGGAACACCACAGGAGAAGATCTTTGTGTGTTCTGGTTCTGAGGTTAGAGGTTACACCAAAAAGGGCAAACAGTTCCTCTCCTTTGAGGCCAATTTGACGgagagcatcaacgccat GCGTGTTTCCGGGGCGGATCTTTTTGTCTGTGCCAGCTACATTTACAACCACTACTGTGACTGCAAAGACCAGGACTATTTTCTATCAGGGGACAAGATCAATGACATGGTGTGTTTGCCGGTTGAGACGGTGGGACGTACGGTGCCGGTTCTGGCGTGCCAGGACCGAGTGCTGCGCGTTTTACAG GGTTCAGAGCTGCAGTACGCTTTCGAGATCTCCGGCCCGCCGTCTGTTCTGGAGCTTCATAACAGAGATGGAG GTAAAGATGGAGAGGAAGTGCTTTACGGAACCGCCGACGGCAAACTGGGTCTAGTGCAGTTAAGCCGTTCAGCTCCTGTCCCTAAGTGGGAGGTGGACaatgagaagaaaaaaggaG GCATCCTGTGCATCGATACATTCGACATCCTGGGTGACGGTGTAAAAGACATCCTGGTTGGGAGGGACGATGGGACGGTCGAGATCTACGGACTGGACAACTCCAACGAGCCCACGTTGCGCTTTGAGACC GTGTTGACTGAAAGTGTAACATCGATCCAGGGAGGGTGTGTAGGAAAGGAGTCTTATGATGAGGTTGTCACATCAACATACACAG GTTGGGTATCAGGTCTCAGCACAGAGCCTCAGCAGATGGAGGCGGGACCAGGGGACGAGGTGAAGATGAGCCGAGAGACCCAGGCCAAGGTGGCCGCTCTCAG GGCCGAGCTGGAGCAGCTGCAAGTAAAGGTGATGCAAGGACGAGAGAAATACCAGCAGAGCTCTCAGTCCAGCACTGCTGTGTCCGCCGTGCCGGTCTTTAGCATCAACGACAGGTTCACTCTGTGCCAAGAAGATGCCAGCTACAGCCTCACGCTGGAGGTGCAGACCGCCATCGATAACCTGCTGCTACAG AGTGATGTTCCTATAGACTTGCTGGATGTGGATAAGAACTCAGCAGTGGTTAGTTTCAGCGAATGTGATTCAGAG CCAAATGGGAATTTCCTCCTCGCCACATACAGATGCCAGGCTAACACCACAAGGCTGGAATTAAAG GTGAGGTCAATCGAAGGTCAGTATGGGACGCTCCAGGCCTACGTAACCCCTCGGCTGCAGCCTAAAACCTGCCAGGTGCGTCAGTACCAGATCAAACCACTCTCGCTCCACCAGAGGACCCACAGCATCGATCACAGCAG GCCCATGAACACCTTGAGGCTGGTGGGGCAGTTCAGCTTTGCAGAGATCCACTCGTGGGTCGTGTTCTGCCTGCCCGAGGTGCCTGAGAAAACGCCAGCAGGAGAAAGCATCACCTTCTACTTTCAAAACACTTTCCTGGGAACGCAGCTTGAGGCGAGCTACTG caaaGGTGAAGGGAACTTTAAATCAGATAACATTTCCACCATATCTATCCTCAAAGATGTTCTCTCTAAGGAGGCCACCAAGCGCAAAATCAATCTAAACATTTCTTACG AAGTGAATGAAGATTCTGTGAGCCATACACTGAAGATGATTCATCCTAAGCTGGAGTATCAGCTCCTGTTAGCCAAAAAGGTTCAGCTTATCGATGCTTTAAAG GAGCTGCAAGTGCATGAAGGAAATGCAGATTTTCTGATTCCAGAGTATCGCAATATACTCGACGAGTCTGCTCGTCTGTTAGAGGAATATAAAAAACAGCCAGCTCACCTGGAAAGATTATACG GCATGATAACCGACCTCTTCATTGACAAGTTCAAATTCAAAGGGCAAAACGTCAAGACGAAGGTTTCACAGCTCCTTGAAATATTGGACAACTACGATCTGACCTCTTTGGTGGACTTTTTCAACGATGCTTAA
- the ccna2 gene encoding cyclin-A2 isoform X1, protein MSAQGNALDGAEAVYQENQENMPARLRGANKSRLENQENMNANRPNTRTVLGALVNNPRRQPAARGLKQGSALQACKSEDCSKSYVEKPAAKQPAFQIHIDEPDGACSKIQASAKQATVDASPLTLNPRVTRLRQPLATIDLPMELSFVDSPMDMSIVEGEERNVNVNEVPDYAAEIHTHLREMEVKCRPKAGYMRKQPDITNSMRAILVDWLVEVGEEYKLQNETLYLAVNYIDRFLSSMSVLRGKLQLVGTAAMLLASKFEEIYPPEVAEFVYITDDTYTKKQVLRMEHLVLKVLSFDLAAPTIVQFLTQYFLRQRVCNKVESLSMFLGELSLVDADPFLKYLPSQIAAAAFILANYTIAGTSWSKAMAEATGYTLEDLMPCIRDLHQTYLGAAQHAQQSVREKYKGSKYQEVSLIEPPQTLILN, encoded by the exons ATGTCTGCACAAGGAAACGCGCTCGATGGAGCCGAAGCGGTTTACCAGGAAAATCAAGAAAACATGCCTGCACGGTTAAGAGGAGCGAATAAAAGCAGGCTGGAGAATCAGGAGAACATGAACGCTAACAGACCGAACACCAGGACCGTCCTGGGGGCTTTGGTGAACAACCCACGCCGACAGCCCGCCGCGCGAGGCTTAAAACAG GGCTCAGCACTCCAAGCCTGTAAATCGGAAGACTGCAGCAAAAGCTATGTCGAGAAGCCCGCAGCCAAACAACCTGCTTTTCAGATTCACATTGACGAACCTGATGGCGCCTGCTCCAAAATACAAGCGTCGGCCAAACAAGCCACCGTGGACGCCTCTCCGTTAACTCTGAACCCCAGAGTAACACGGCTCAGGCAGCCTCTCGCTACTATTGACCTGCCCATGGAGCTCAGTTTTG TAGATTCTCCCATGGACATGTCGATAGTCGAAGGTGAGGAGAGGAATGTGAATGTCAATGAAGTTCCTGATTACGCTGCTGAAATCCACACACACTTGCGGGAGATGGAG GTTAAGTGTAGGCCGAAGGCAGGCTACATGAGGAAGCAGCCCGATATCACAAACAGCATGCGTGCCATCCTGGTGGACTGGCTAGTGGAAGTCGGCGAGGAGTACAAGCTCCAGAACGAGACGCTGTACCTGGCTGTGAACTACATCGACCGCTTCCTGTCCTCCATGTCAGTCCTGAGAGGGAAGCTGCAGCTGGTCGGGACAGCAGCCATGCTCTTGGCTTC GAAGTTTGAAGAGATCTACCCCCCAGAGGTGGCCGAGTTTGTCTACATCACGGACGACACCTACACAAAGAAGCAAGTGTTAAGAATGGAGCATCTGGTGCTAAAGGTGCTGTCTTTTGATCTGGCTGCACCAACAATTGTCCAGTTTCTCACTCAGTACTTCCTCAGGCAGCGAGTCTGCAACAAAGTGGAGAGCTTGTCCATG TTTCTCGGAGAGCTGAGTTTAGTGGATGCAGACCCCTTCCTGAAGTACCTTCCGTCTCAAATAGCTGCTGCCGCCTTTATTTTGGCAAACTACACCATTGCAGGGACTTCCTGG TCTAAAGCTATGGCCGAGGCGACTGGCTACACTTTGGAAGACCTCATGCCATGCATCCGAGATCTCCATCAGACCTACCTCGGTGCTGCTCAGCACGCACAGCAGTCAGTCAGAGAGAAATACAAGGGCTCAAA ataccaAGAGGTTTCTCTCATTGAACCCCCACAGACGCTGATACTGAATTAA
- the ccna2 gene encoding cyclin-A2 isoform X2: protein MSAQGNALDGAEAVYQENQENMPARLRGANKSRLENQENMNANRPNTRTVLGALVNNPRRQPAARGLKQGSALQACKSEDCSKSYVEKPAAKQPAFQIHIDEPDGACSKIQASAKQATVDASPLTLNPRVTRLRQPLATIDLPMELSFDSPMDMSIVEGEERNVNVNEVPDYAAEIHTHLREMEVKCRPKAGYMRKQPDITNSMRAILVDWLVEVGEEYKLQNETLYLAVNYIDRFLSSMSVLRGKLQLVGTAAMLLASKFEEIYPPEVAEFVYITDDTYTKKQVLRMEHLVLKVLSFDLAAPTIVQFLTQYFLRQRVCNKVESLSMFLGELSLVDADPFLKYLPSQIAAAAFILANYTIAGTSWSKAMAEATGYTLEDLMPCIRDLHQTYLGAAQHAQQSVREKYKGSKYQEVSLIEPPQTLILN, encoded by the exons ATGTCTGCACAAGGAAACGCGCTCGATGGAGCCGAAGCGGTTTACCAGGAAAATCAAGAAAACATGCCTGCACGGTTAAGAGGAGCGAATAAAAGCAGGCTGGAGAATCAGGAGAACATGAACGCTAACAGACCGAACACCAGGACCGTCCTGGGGGCTTTGGTGAACAACCCACGCCGACAGCCCGCCGCGCGAGGCTTAAAACAG GGCTCAGCACTCCAAGCCTGTAAATCGGAAGACTGCAGCAAAAGCTATGTCGAGAAGCCCGCAGCCAAACAACCTGCTTTTCAGATTCACATTGACGAACCTGATGGCGCCTGCTCCAAAATACAAGCGTCGGCCAAACAAGCCACCGTGGACGCCTCTCCGTTAACTCTGAACCCCAGAGTAACACGGCTCAGGCAGCCTCTCGCTACTATTGACCTGCCCATGGAGCTCAGTTTTG ATTCTCCCATGGACATGTCGATAGTCGAAGGTGAGGAGAGGAATGTGAATGTCAATGAAGTTCCTGATTACGCTGCTGAAATCCACACACACTTGCGGGAGATGGAG GTTAAGTGTAGGCCGAAGGCAGGCTACATGAGGAAGCAGCCCGATATCACAAACAGCATGCGTGCCATCCTGGTGGACTGGCTAGTGGAAGTCGGCGAGGAGTACAAGCTCCAGAACGAGACGCTGTACCTGGCTGTGAACTACATCGACCGCTTCCTGTCCTCCATGTCAGTCCTGAGAGGGAAGCTGCAGCTGGTCGGGACAGCAGCCATGCTCTTGGCTTC GAAGTTTGAAGAGATCTACCCCCCAGAGGTGGCCGAGTTTGTCTACATCACGGACGACACCTACACAAAGAAGCAAGTGTTAAGAATGGAGCATCTGGTGCTAAAGGTGCTGTCTTTTGATCTGGCTGCACCAACAATTGTCCAGTTTCTCACTCAGTACTTCCTCAGGCAGCGAGTCTGCAACAAAGTGGAGAGCTTGTCCATG TTTCTCGGAGAGCTGAGTTTAGTGGATGCAGACCCCTTCCTGAAGTACCTTCCGTCTCAAATAGCTGCTGCCGCCTTTATTTTGGCAAACTACACCATTGCAGGGACTTCCTGG TCTAAAGCTATGGCCGAGGCGACTGGCTACACTTTGGAAGACCTCATGCCATGCATCCGAGATCTCCATCAGACCTACCTCGGTGCTGCTCAGCACGCACAGCAGTCAGTCAGAGAGAAATACAAGGGCTCAAA ataccaAGAGGTTTCTCTCATTGAACCCCCACAGACGCTGATACTGAATTAA